In Anomalospiza imberbis isolate Cuckoo-Finch-1a 21T00152 unplaced genomic scaffold, ASM3175350v1 scaffold_52, whole genome shotgun sequence, a single window of DNA contains:
- the ZFTA gene encoding zinc finger translocation-associated protein, giving the protein MEPPAPHPAPGPLPAAAGPAPSPRGLRRSLEPHKAREKAREKRQEQPQKPREKLQEQPQELQEKPRDWRASRPGRSRVPGRDHRRYYHERWRAEYLMEFNAARHGMRCLVCGSALATLKLSTIKRHIRQKHPYSGAWGPREKQLVLRSWDAHRGQPPRPEGPPGSARGTGTGRAGGGEGGARHL; this is encoded by the exons ATGGAGCCCCCGGCCCCCCaccccgcccccggcccgctcCCGGCCGCGGCCGGCCCAG ccccttccccgCGGGGGCTGCGCCGGAGCCTGGAGCCCCACAAAGCCCGGGAGAAAGCCCGGGAGAAAcgccaggagcagccccagaaACCCCGGGAgaagctccaggagcagccccaggagctccaggagaagCCCCGGGACTGGCGGGCGTCGCGGCCGGGCCGGAGCCGGGTGCCGGGCCGGGACCACCGCCGGTACTACCACGAGCGCTGGCGCGCCGAGTACCTGATGGAGTTCAACGCGGCGCGGCACGGCATGCGCTGCCTGGTGTGCGGCAGCGCCCTGGCCACGCTCAAGCTCAGCACCATCAAGCGCCACATCCGCCAGAAACACCCCTACTCCGGCGCCTGGGGGCCCCGCGAGAAGCAGCTGGTGCTGCGCTCCTGGGACGCCCACCGGGGACAGCCCCCCCGGCCCgagggaccccccggcagcgcccgcgggACAGGTacgggccgggctgggggcgGGGAAGGTGGGGCGCGGCACCTTTAA